The genomic interval GCATTCGGGCTATTTCCAATTACAACAGAACCTTGATTTCCGATTGTATAATTTCTACCTGATCCAATTGTAGGTAAGAATTTGAAATCTCCAATAGCATCACTACCTGTAACACCATAACCTCCTCTAAATTTCAATTGTGTTACTACTTTGTTCTCTGGCCAGAAATTTTCTTTAGTTGGTACCCAACCTAAAGAGAATGATGGGAAAACTCCATATTTGTTGTTTTGACCAAAACGAGAAGAACCATCACGACGTACAATACCTGTAAGTAAATATTTTTCTTTGTAATCATAGTTTAATCTAGAAAACAATGAAGTTACTTTATGCTCATATCCGTTGTATGCAGAAGCAGTGATATCGTCTGTTACAGCGCCTGAATTAAATGTCGCTTCGTCAAAAGTAGTTGCTGGAAGATTTTTGTAAGTTACAGTAGATCCAGAAGTAATATTGTCAACATAAGCACCTTGCCCAACTAAAATAGAAAAGTTATGATCGCCAAGTTGTTTTGTGTATGAAAGTGTGTTTTCAATATTCCATCCAAAACCTCTATTTGAATTTCTAGTTAAACTATTATTTGGATTAATAGTTGAAGAGTTGAAATAAAATACTGGAGTAAAACTTTCAGATCCCCAGTAAGCCAATTTACCACCTAAAGTAGTTCTAAATTTTAAGCCTTTAATAGCTTCTAATTCTAAATATGCATTTCCAACGAAATTATCAGACCAACCATAATTTCCTAATCTTGTCTGAATATAAGCTAATGGGTTGCTCATCTCTTGTGTTACTTTAGTAGAGATTCCGTAAGGATTTCCATTTGCATCTCTTACCACATAAGGAAGTGTATATGGTGATAGATTTGCAACAGTTGGATCAGTAACAATAGCCGGTGTAATTGGATCTAAGTTGATTGCAGAACTTAAAGGTCCTCCGTACTCATTGTTAGTATTTCCGATACCCACATTTTTCTCATGAGAATAACCTAAAGTCTGACCGAAAGTTAATCCTTTTACAATTTTATGAGTAGAGTTTAAACGAATGTTTTTTCTGTTATAGTTAGAAATTTGCGTAGCAACAATACCTTCTTGATCTAACAATCCTAAAGAAACGTAGAATGTAGAAACATCATTTCCTCCAGACAAACTTAACTCATGTCCAGTTCTTTGCGCGTGATTGTTAAAAATTTGATCTTGCCAATTAGTACCTACACCATAAGAAGATGGATTTTGGTAAGGAAGCGTATACGGTTTGCTTGGATCTGGAGTGTAACCGTTTGCATATCTTTCATTCATTAAAGTCGCATATTCTGTAGCGTTTAATAAATCAAGTTTTCTCGCTGCTTCAGAAAAACCAGTGTATCCGTTGTAGTTTACACTCATTTTACCAGCTCTACCTTTTTTAGTAGTGATAAGAATAACCCCCGCTGCTGCTCTAGCTCCATAAATCGCTTGAGACGCAGCATCTTTTAAAACCTCCATAGAGGCAATATCTGATTGATTTAAAAAACCAATTCCTCCTGAATCAACAATTACACCGTCAACAACCCATAAAGGTTCGTTGTTTCCGAAAGATGTAATACCCCTAACTCTAATAGTAGAAGAAGATCCTGGCTGTCCTGCATTAGCAGCGATAGTAACCCCAGAAACTCTACCTTGAAGAGATTGTTCTACTCTTGTTATCGGTAAATCTTCTAAATCTGATGCTTTTACACTAGAAATTGCTCCAGTAACAACAGATTTCTTTTGAGTACCATATCCAACAACGACAACCTCATTTAAGGATTGTGATTCTGGTTTTAATTGAATTGCAATTTTAGTTCTTCCGTTTACAGCTTCAGTTACTGTGGTATAACCGATAAATGTAACTGTTAAAGTTCCGTTTGAAGGTACTTGAATCTGAAATTTTCCATCGAAATCAGAAGCCGTTGATTTAGTAGTACCTTTTAATAAAACTGTTGCACCTGGAACAGGCATTCCACTTTCATCATTGATTATTCCATTTACTGTGACATCTTGGGCCACAGCTATAACCGAGAATAATAAAGATGAAATACAAAAAACAAGTAATTTTGTTAATTTCATTTTTCTAAAAATTTTGGTTAATTAATTAGTAATTTGATGCAATACTAAAACTAAATTTTTACTTTTCGCATTTAAAAATCCATACAAAAACACATCAAA from Flavobacterium sp. YJ01 carries:
- a CDS encoding TonB-dependent receptor, which encodes MKLTKLLVFCISSLLFSVIAVAQDVTVNGIINDESGMPVPGATVLLKGTTKSTASDFDGKFQIQVPSNGTLTVTFIGYTTVTEAVNGRTKIAIQLKPESQSLNEVVVVGYGTQKKSVVTGAISSVKASDLEDLPITRVEQSLQGRVSGVTIAANAGQPGSSSTIRVRGITSFGNNEPLWVVDGVIVDSGGIGFLNQSDIASMEVLKDAASQAIYGARAAAGVILITTKKGRAGKMSVNYNGYTGFSEAARKLDLLNATEYATLMNERYANGYTPDPSKPYTLPYQNPSSYGVGTNWQDQIFNNHAQRTGHELSLSGGNDVSTFYVSLGLLDQEGIVATQISNYNRKNIRLNSTHKIVKGLTFGQTLGYSHEKNVGIGNTNNEYGGPLSSAINLDPITPAIVTDPTVANLSPYTLPYVVRDANGNPYGISTKVTQEMSNPLAYIQTRLGNYGWSDNFVGNAYLELEAIKGLKFRTTLGGKLAYWGSESFTPVFYFNSSTINPNNSLTRNSNRGFGWNIENTLSYTKQLGDHNFSILVGQGAYVDNITSGSTVTYKNLPATTFDEATFNSGAVTDDITASAYNGYEHKVTSLFSRLNYDYKEKYLLTGIVRRDGSSRFGQNNKYGVFPSFSLGWVPTKENFWPENKVVTQLKFRGGYGVTGSDAIGDFKFLPTIGSGRNYTIGNQGSVVIGNSPNAPANPDLKWEETRQANVAFDVTFFNDLSLTADFYVKKSIGILQDIDLPGHVGSPGRPSANIADMQNKGIDVELSYRKKIGQVNLNLSGNISYLENEVTNLGRGIQFISGDASFQNMGAVTRTQVGQSYNSFYGYTTQGIFQNQAEINAYTNAAGGLIQPNARPGDFRWKDNNGDGKIDDDDKTFQGSPLPKYTYGFTINLDYKNFDLLIFTQGAIGNKIFQGLRRLDITDANYQTSALGRWTGEGSTNSYPILSSVDNNKNFSNPSDFYLEDGDYWRIKTVQIGYSLPSDVISKGGLSKVRLYMTGENLLTFTKYSGYDPEIGGGVFGIDKGYYPQARTVMLGVNLQF